A region of Rhipicephalus sanguineus isolate Rsan-2018 unplaced genomic scaffold, BIME_Rsan_1.4 Seq2261, whole genome shotgun sequence DNA encodes the following proteins:
- the LOC119376799 gene encoding exportin-4, with product MAAHVMQELESSAQILLAPPNQVTAEQRHAAERTFLDFQNTRAPFELCKCILETSAVGYVQFQAASLLKQGLIREWKYMEPGQWQALWQHLLQLLACRPNMENYVREELALVLALGSKRASVEDGADALNDILQQSTQMVASGEQHLQSLGCSLLSALLVEFSSSTRATDVGLTWEVHLRAKKSFE from the exons GCTCCACCTAATCAAGTGACAGCTGAGCAACGACATGCGGCTGAAAGAACATTTCTGGACTTTCAAAATACTCGAGCTCCATTTGAGCTTTGCAAATGCATCTTGG AAACCAGTGCTGTGGGTTACGTGCAGTTCCAGGCAGCATCCTTACTCAAGCAGGGCCTCATCCGCGAGTGGAAGTACATGGAGCCGGGACAGTGGCAGGCGCTATGGCAACACCTGCTGCAGCTGCTAGCATGCAGGCCGAA CATGGAGAACTACGTGCGCGAGGAACTGGCATTGGTGCTGGCCCTTGGCTCCAAGCGCGCCAGTGTGGAAGATGGTGCTGACGCCCTGAACGATATTCTCCAACAGTCGACGCAGATGGTGGCTTCTGGAGAGCAGCACCTG CAATCTCTTGGATGCTCTCTGCTAAGTGCTTTGTTGGTCGAGTTCTCGAGTTCCACACGAGCAACAGATGTTGGCCTCACGTGGGAAGTTCATCTCAGAGCCAAGAAGTCGTTTGAA